A genomic segment from Candidatus Hydrogenedentota bacterium encodes:
- a CDS encoding DUF1559 domain-containing protein, with amino-acid sequence MKNRHGFTLIELLVVIAIIGILAAILLPALARAREAARRASCQNNLKQMGLVTKMYANEAKGAFPPMKTRGCDGSVRAMEQMASMEALYPEYLTDFAVLLCPSSIGGATPGERWDEGETVSPWFREWTGSNNGIVEPCEVGDFPYTYVGFAITTDMSDTAVKCQALWDSVFDPADGLAARITANTAAADEDWATLVPGTGTGGSDTIYRLREGIERFLITDINNPGGSAQAQSILPVMWDVICDEASHFNHVPGGSNVLFMDGHVEFLRWPGAQGPAGAWTNPETGGPLPVGTAFPMSAGGMIFHEASHVYGALLP; translated from the coding sequence ATGAAGAACAGACACGGTTTCACGCTGATTGAACTGCTGGTGGTGATCGCCATCATCGGCATCCTGGCCGCCATCCTGCTGCCCGCGCTGGCGCGGGCGCGCGAGGCGGCCCGGCGGGCCTCCTGCCAGAACAACCTGAAGCAGATGGGCCTGGTGACGAAGATGTACGCCAACGAGGCGAAGGGGGCGTTCCCGCCCATGAAGACCCGCGGCTGCGACGGGTCCGTCCGCGCGATGGAGCAGATGGCGAGCATGGAGGCCCTGTATCCCGAGTACTTGACCGATTTCGCCGTGCTGCTCTGCCCCAGCTCCATCGGCGGCGCGACGCCCGGGGAGCGCTGGGACGAGGGGGAGACGGTCAGCCCGTGGTTCCGCGAGTGGACGGGGTCGAACAACGGCATCGTGGAGCCCTGCGAGGTGGGCGACTTCCCGTACACCTATGTCGGCTTCGCCATCACGACGGACATGTCGGACACGGCCGTCAAGTGCCAGGCCCTCTGGGACAGCGTGTTTGACCCGGCCGACGGTCTGGCGGCGCGCATCACGGCGAACACGGCCGCAGCCGATGAGGACTGGGCCACGTTGGTTCCCGGCACGGGAACGGGCGGCAGCGACACCATCTACCGCCTGCGCGAGGGCATCGAGCGCTTCCTCATCACGGACATCAACAACCCCGGCGGCTCCGCCCAGGCGCAGTCCATCCTTCCTGTGATGTGGGATGTGATCTGCGACGAGGCGTCCCACTTCAACCATGTGCCGGGAGGGTCGAACGTCCTGTTCATGGACGGGCATGTGGAGTTTCTGCGGTGGCCCGGCGCCCAGGGGCCCGCGGGTGCCTGGACCAACCCCGAGACCGGCGGACCGCTCCCCGTGGGCACCGCGTTCCCCATGAGCGCGGGGGGCATGATCTTCCACGAGGCGTCCCACGTCTACGGCGCCCTGCTTCCGTAA
- a CDS encoding sugar ABC transporter ATP-binding protein, with product MADLLLEMRGITKQFPGVLALDDVSLDLREGEVHCLLGENGAGKSTLMKILAGAQPADAGDILIGGRPAPVTSPARARELGVSMIYQEFNLSPFLSVAENIFLGREPRVGKTPFIDGARLRRDAEEVLRHMGVTLDVRLPVNRLSVAQMQMVEIAKAVSVNARILVMDEPSATLTDHELASLFTLIGELRGRGMGILYISHRLEEVFQIGDRATVMRDGRHVATRDVADLTREDIIRMMVGRELTEEFPKVSLPRGAERLRVEGLAREGLFHDVGFSLHAGEIVGLTGLVGSRRTEVVRAIFGADRLSAGRVFVDGKEVAVSSPRDAIAHGVGLLTEDRKNQGLVLGMSVRENITLANLGALVRRGFVSGGEERRVAEDFVRELQIKTPSVEQAVQLLSGGTQQKVVLARWLFTQAGILMFDEPTRGVDVGAKTEIFRLMNALLERGAAVLMVSSELPEVLGMCDRILVMHEGRLAGGLSRAEATQERIMQLATGGGARHG from the coding sequence GTGGCTGACCTGCTCCTCGAAATGCGGGGGATCACCAAGCAGTTCCCCGGCGTGCTCGCCCTGGACGACGTCTCCCTCGACCTCCGGGAGGGCGAGGTGCACTGCCTGCTCGGCGAGAACGGCGCGGGCAAGTCCACCCTCATGAAAATCCTCGCGGGCGCCCAGCCCGCCGACGCCGGGGACATCCTCATCGGGGGGCGCCCCGCCCCCGTCACCAGCCCCGCCCGCGCGCGGGAGCTGGGCGTCAGCATGATCTACCAGGAGTTCAACCTGAGCCCCTTCCTCTCCGTGGCGGAGAACATCTTCCTCGGCCGCGAGCCGCGCGTCGGAAAGACCCCGTTCATAGACGGCGCGCGCCTGCGCCGCGACGCGGAGGAGGTGCTGCGGCACATGGGCGTCACGCTGGACGTGCGCCTGCCCGTGAACCGCCTCAGCGTGGCCCAGATGCAGATGGTGGAGATCGCCAAGGCCGTCTCCGTCAACGCCCGCATCCTGGTCATGGACGAGCCCTCCGCCACCCTCACGGACCACGAGCTGGCCTCGCTCTTCACGCTCATCGGCGAGCTGCGCGGACGCGGCATGGGCATCCTCTACATCTCCCACCGGCTGGAGGAGGTCTTTCAGATCGGCGACCGCGCCACCGTCATGCGCGACGGGCGGCACGTCGCCACCCGCGACGTCGCCGACCTCACCCGCGAGGACATCATCCGCATGATGGTGGGCCGGGAACTCACCGAGGAGTTCCCCAAGGTGTCCCTGCCCCGCGGCGCCGAGCGCCTGCGCGTGGAGGGGCTCGCCCGCGAGGGGCTCTTCCACGACGTGGGGTTCTCCCTGCACGCGGGCGAGATCGTCGGCCTGACCGGCCTCGTCGGCTCCCGGCGCACCGAGGTGGTCCGCGCCATCTTCGGCGCCGACCGGCTCAGCGCCGGACGCGTCTTCGTGGACGGGAAAGAGGTGGCCGTCTCCTCGCCCCGCGACGCCATCGCGCACGGCGTCGGCCTCCTGACCGAGGACCGCAAGAACCAGGGGCTCGTGCTCGGCATGTCCGTGCGCGAGAACATCACCCTGGCCAACCTCGGCGCGCTGGTCCGCAGGGGCTTCGTCAGCGGCGGCGAGGAGCGCCGGGTCGCCGAGGACTTCGTGCGCGAGCTGCAGATCAAGACCCCCTCGGTGGAGCAGGCCGTCCAGCTTCTCAGCGGCGGCACCCAGCAGAAGGTGGTGCTGGCGCGCTGGCTCTTCACCCAGGCCGGCATCCTCATGTTTGACGAGCCCACCCGCGGCGTGGACGTGGGGGCGAAAACCGAAATATTCCGGCTCATGAACGCCCTGCTGGAGCGCGGGGCCGCGGTGCTCATGGTCTCCAGCGAGCTGCCCGAGGTGCTCGGCATGTGCGACCGCATCCTCGTGATGCACGAGGGCCGCCTCGCGGGCGGGCTCTCCCGCGCCGAGGCCACCCAGGAGCGGATCATGCAGCTGGCCACGGGCGGAGGGGCGCGGCATGGCTGA
- a CDS encoding substrate-binding domain-containing protein codes for MRKLGMLIVCAALAAVVSGCGSGGDAAQPADGQAPDAAKEKVIGAALLTQTHIFYQDMIAEMREEAARHGFKLKTQFAEFDSRRQNDQMEMFIAQGVDAIILAPTDSSGITPVVADARAKGIPVFTADIAAKGADVVCHIASDNYKGGKILAEYLVKQLNGQGKIAIVDHPSVTSVQDRTAGFTEEIAKSPGIQIVARVPGEGQRDKALRVTQDLLQANPDLAAIFGINDDSALGALAAVEAAGLQDKIIIVGFDGTPEAADAIRAGKALKADAVQFPKEIGKAVIQTIADHLNGVELPKERPVDVGMITKESLEGAAAGG; via the coding sequence ATGCGAAAACTGGGAATGCTCATTGTGTGCGCGGCGCTTGCGGCGGTGGTCTCGGGGTGCGGGTCCGGCGGGGACGCGGCGCAGCCCGCGGACGGCCAGGCGCCGGACGCCGCCAAGGAGAAGGTGATCGGCGCCGCGCTGCTGACGCAGACGCACATCTTCTACCAGGACATGATCGCGGAGATGCGGGAGGAGGCGGCGCGCCACGGGTTCAAGCTCAAGACGCAGTTCGCCGAGTTTGACAGCCGCCGCCAGAACGACCAGATGGAGATGTTCATCGCCCAGGGCGTGGACGCCATCATCCTCGCGCCCACGGACTCCAGCGGCATCACGCCCGTGGTGGCCGACGCGCGGGCCAAGGGCATCCCGGTGTTCACCGCCGACATCGCGGCGAAGGGCGCCGACGTGGTCTGCCACATCGCCTCGGACAACTACAAGGGCGGCAAGATTCTCGCCGAATACCTCGTGAAGCAGCTCAACGGCCAGGGCAAAATCGCCATTGTGGACCATCCCAGCGTCACCTCGGTGCAGGACCGCACGGCGGGGTTCACGGAAGAGATCGCCAAGAGCCCCGGCATCCAGATCGTGGCGCGGGTCCCCGGCGAGGGCCAGCGCGACAAGGCGCTCCGCGTGACCCAGGACCTGCTCCAGGCGAACCCCGACCTTGCCGCCATCTTCGGCATCAACGACGACTCCGCCCTCGGCGCCCTCGCCGCCGTGGAGGCCGCCGGGCTCCAGGACAAGATCATCATCGTCGGCTTTGACGGCACCCCCGAGGCGGCGGACGCCATCCGCGCGGGCAAGGCCCTCAAGGCGGACGCCGTGCAGTTCCCCAAGGAGATCGGCAAGGCGGTCATTCAGACCATCGCCGACCACCTCAACGGCGTGGAGCTCCCCAAGGAGCGCCCGGTGGACGTCGGGATGATCACCAAGGAAAGCCTGGAAGGGGCGGCCGCCGGTGGCTGA
- a CDS encoding aminotransferase class V-fold PLP-dependent enzyme, with protein sequence MSDTRNQPEPLGMEIPPRGVDRQVLLDRLKALQAGDVHWREHKVFGLVYKHSDAHTEFLKEAHGLYFSENGLNPMAFKSLQQLEREVVRMCAALFHGGDGMAGCMTSGGTESLLLTVLAHRNHARRTRPWIRRPEIVVPESAHTAFTKAGECFGVRIVKAPCGPDYAADLREMERRITGRTILLVGSAPCYPYGVLDPIAELGELAARRGLPLHVDACLGGFFLPWLGDLGVDIPPFDFRVPGVTSLSADIHKYGYAAKGASLLLYRSPAVFADQVFADVDWCGGAYGGATLAGTRPGGPIAAAWAALHALGREGYAANARTILDAAGRLIEGVRAVPGLCVLGNPVIGVVAVGATDPAVRMYAVADLLEAKGWHINRLQKPESLQVILNAGHAAVIDPLLADLREAVAHVRANPDTAFEGSAPMYGLIANMPLRRVVRKNLVSIFTNMHTVGEPGPEDAGEEEKDPVAVPPAVLWLMRARARLGRLFAPRRGD encoded by the coding sequence ATGTCAGACACGCGAAACCAGCCGGAACCCCTCGGGATGGAGATTCCCCCGCGGGGGGTGGACCGGCAGGTGTTGCTGGACCGGCTGAAGGCGCTTCAGGCCGGGGATGTGCACTGGCGGGAGCACAAGGTGTTCGGGCTGGTCTACAAGCACAGCGACGCCCACACGGAGTTTCTGAAGGAGGCCCACGGCCTCTACTTCTCCGAGAACGGCCTCAATCCCATGGCGTTCAAGAGCCTCCAGCAGCTGGAGCGGGAGGTGGTGCGCATGTGCGCCGCCCTGTTCCACGGCGGGGACGGCATGGCGGGCTGCATGACCTCCGGCGGCACGGAGAGCCTGCTGCTGACCGTGCTGGCCCACCGGAACCACGCCCGGCGGACGCGCCCCTGGATCCGCCGCCCGGAGATCGTGGTCCCCGAATCGGCCCACACGGCCTTCACCAAGGCGGGCGAGTGTTTCGGCGTGCGCATTGTCAAGGCACCCTGCGGCCCGGACTACGCTGCGGACCTTCGGGAGATGGAGCGGCGCATCACGGGGCGCACAATCCTGCTGGTGGGCTCCGCACCCTGCTATCCCTACGGCGTGCTCGACCCCATCGCGGAGCTGGGGGAACTGGCGGCGCGGCGCGGGCTGCCGCTGCATGTGGACGCGTGCCTCGGCGGGTTCTTCCTTCCGTGGCTCGGAGACCTGGGCGTGGACATCCCGCCCTTCGACTTCCGCGTGCCGGGGGTGACCTCGCTCTCCGCGGACATCCACAAGTACGGCTACGCCGCGAAGGGCGCCTCGCTGCTGCTGTACCGCAGCCCGGCGGTCTTTGCGGACCAGGTCTTCGCGGATGTGGACTGGTGCGGCGGGGCCTACGGCGGGGCAACCCTCGCGGGCACGCGCCCCGGCGGCCCGATCGCGGCGGCCTGGGCGGCGCTGCACGCCCTGGGCCGCGAGGGCTATGCGGCCAACGCGCGGACCATCCTGGACGCCGCCGGACGCCTCATCGAGGGGGTGCGCGCCGTGCCCGGACTGTGCGTGCTGGGGAACCCGGTCATCGGGGTGGTCGCCGTGGGCGCGACAGACCCCGCCGTGCGAATGTACGCTGTGGCCGACCTGCTGGAGGCCAAAGGCTGGCACATCAACCGCCTGCAGAAGCCGGAAAGCCTCCAGGTGATCCTGAACGCGGGGCACGCCGCGGTGATTGACCCGCTGCTGGCGGACCTGAGGGAGGCCGTCGCGCATGTCCGCGCGAACCCGGACACGGCCTTCGAGGGCAGCGCGCCCATGTACGGCCTCATCGCAAACATGCCGCTCCGGCGGGTGGTCCGAAAGAACCTGGTCTCCATCTTCACCAACATGCACACGGTCGGCGAACCCGGCCCGGAGGACGCCGGGGAGGAGGAGAAGGATCCCGTGGCGGTGCCCCCGGCGGTGCTGTGGCTGATGCGCGCCCGCGCGCGGCTTGGGCGGCTTTTCGCGCCGCGGCGGGGGGACTGA
- a CDS encoding alginate lyase family protein encodes MGSLVLMCAALAAAAADVPASLEIRVPGGPHPRVYVTADELPALRARAETQPWATEAKRAILEEAAALAVEPMDIPHEGGQWTHWYSCKKDGGPLNAESPTRHVCQTCGEAYSGPPYDQVYATHRHGHWLGGVETLGLAHMLDPRPEFAERLRAILMEYASFYETLPLHDVNNAPDRGGRVLSQTLDESVLLCQMVLGYDLAYNAPCFSPEDHAAIRDGLILPMVKTIQANLRAISNWQSWHNAAVGCAGLLLGDAELVDWAVNGRNGFLYQMGKSLFPGGMWYEECPSYHFYALSAHVYLLEAAARAGMDLYAVPVVKGMFDAPLRQALPDLTFVPFHDSDRLSILSQRQYYEIAFARYGDPAYLPLLGGRGGVWTLLWGRDTLPPAPEAKEPAVSTAGEGEGLVVIRDAENETALYLDYGPGRSGHVQPAKLNMVLYAHGDIRFADPGRLPYGNPMHRQWFCQTIAHNTVVVNGATQKRTHATLKAFATGEGYALCRAACDTAYKGVTLDRTLLLRGNTVVDVFRCASAEEATFDLPLHFVGTLKNEPAAEPAPLGEKDGYQHLQHPRRCTDGTREFMIATEGDRGIHVRLFGDPEVFLAEGHGEDMKTLWPMLLQRVKGKSACFAAVYQILDAGAAPAPASAKAKTGKKDTTIETGDLRLTVGEETILKIGDEVIPLPCPEPTPEKE; translated from the coding sequence ATGGGTTCATTGGTCCTTATGTGCGCGGCGCTCGCCGCCGCCGCGGCGGACGTGCCGGCGTCGCTGGAAATCCGGGTGCCGGGGGGGCCGCACCCGCGGGTGTATGTGACGGCGGACGAGCTGCCGGCCCTGCGGGCGCGCGCGGAGACGCAGCCGTGGGCCACTGAGGCTAAACGGGCAATCCTGGAGGAGGCCGCCGCCCTCGCGGTGGAGCCGATGGACATCCCGCACGAGGGCGGGCAGTGGACGCACTGGTACTCCTGCAAGAAGGACGGCGGGCCGCTGAACGCGGAGTCGCCGACGCGCCACGTCTGCCAGACCTGCGGGGAGGCGTACTCCGGCCCGCCGTATGACCAGGTGTATGCGACGCACCGGCACGGGCACTGGCTGGGCGGCGTGGAGACGCTGGGCCTCGCACACATGCTGGACCCCCGGCCCGAATTCGCAGAGCGCCTGCGGGCGATCCTGATGGAATACGCGTCGTTCTATGAGACGCTTCCCCTGCACGATGTGAACAACGCCCCGGACAGGGGCGGACGCGTGCTTTCGCAAACCCTGGACGAGTCGGTGCTGCTGTGCCAGATGGTGCTGGGCTACGACCTGGCATACAACGCGCCGTGCTTCTCCCCCGAGGACCACGCCGCCATCCGCGACGGCCTGATCCTCCCCATGGTGAAAACCATCCAGGCGAACCTGCGCGCCATCTCCAACTGGCAGTCGTGGCACAATGCGGCGGTGGGCTGCGCGGGGCTGCTGCTGGGCGACGCGGAACTGGTGGACTGGGCCGTGAACGGGCGCAACGGCTTCCTGTACCAGATGGGAAAATCCCTCTTCCCCGGCGGCATGTGGTACGAGGAATGCCCGTCCTACCATTTCTACGCCCTGTCCGCCCATGTCTACCTGCTGGAGGCGGCCGCGCGCGCGGGCATGGACCTCTACGCCGTCCCCGTCGTCAAGGGCATGTTCGACGCGCCGCTCCGGCAGGCGCTGCCCGACCTGACCTTTGTCCCCTTCCACGACAGCGACCGCCTCTCCATTTTGTCCCAGCGGCAATATTACGAGATCGCCTTCGCGCGCTACGGCGACCCCGCCTATCTGCCCCTGTTGGGCGGGCGCGGGGGCGTCTGGACCCTGCTGTGGGGCCGGGACACGCTGCCGCCCGCCCCGGAGGCGAAGGAGCCCGCCGTGTCCACGGCCGGCGAGGGCGAGGGGCTGGTGGTGATTCGGGACGCTGAGAACGAGACGGCGCTGTACCTGGACTACGGCCCGGGCCGCTCGGGCCACGTCCAGCCCGCCAAACTCAACATGGTGCTCTACGCCCACGGGGACATCCGGTTCGCCGACCCCGGCCGGCTCCCCTACGGCAACCCGATGCACAGGCAGTGGTTCTGCCAGACCATCGCGCACAACACCGTGGTTGTCAACGGCGCAACCCAAAAGAGGACCCACGCCACGTTGAAGGCCTTCGCAACCGGCGAGGGATACGCCCTCTGCCGCGCCGCGTGCGACACGGCTTACAAGGGCGTGACGCTGGACCGGACCCTGCTCCTGCGGGGGAACACGGTGGTGGACGTGTTCCGCTGCGCCTCCGCCGAGGAGGCCACGTTCGACCTCCCGCTGCATTTCGTGGGAACGCTGAAGAACGAACCCGCCGCGGAGCCCGCACCCCTGGGTGAAAAGGACGGCTACCAGCATCTCCAGCACCCGCGCCGCTGCACGGACGGCACACGGGAGTTCATGATCGCCACGGAGGGAGACCGGGGCATCCATGTCCGCCTGTTCGGCGACCCGGAGGTGTTCCTGGCGGAGGGCCACGGCGAGGACATGAAAACGCTCTGGCCGATGCTTCTCCAGCGGGTCAAAGGCAAGAGTGCCTGTTTCGCGGCCGTCTACCAGATCCTCGATGCCGGCGCCGCGCCCGCGCCCGCGTCCGCCAAGGCCAAGACCGGAAAGAAGGACACCACCATCGAAACCGGCGACCTGCGGCTGACCGTGGGCGAAGAGACCATCCTTAAGATTGGGGACGAGGTCATCCCCCTCCCCTGCCCCGAACCGACGCCGGAAAAAGAATGA
- a CDS encoding RDD family protein → MSARLRENRLIVRTPEGVVFALPLAGPLTRFLAWLVDCGIVLAAQSALSGFLPLMGVIGADMGTAVAILLFFALNMGYGLAAEWFWRGQTVGKRLLGLRVMDAGGLRLQFSQIALRNLLRAVDILPGLYLAGGLACVLSSRAQRLGDLAANTVVVRGDRAGDIELPATVSGKYNSLRAWPHLEARLRQLVTPQEAGAALAALLRRNTLDPDARVRVFAAFAARFREKVPFPEEATFGLSDEALVRNVLDSLRGRAD, encoded by the coding sequence ATGAGCGCACGGCTCCGCGAAAACCGCCTGATTGTCCGCACCCCCGAGGGGGTGGTCTTCGCCCTGCCCCTGGCCGGACCGCTGACCCGGTTCCTCGCCTGGCTCGTGGACTGCGGGATCGTGCTGGCGGCGCAGTCGGCGCTTTCCGGGTTCCTGCCGCTGATGGGCGTGATTGGGGCGGACATGGGCACCGCCGTGGCGATTTTGCTGTTTTTCGCGCTCAACATGGGGTACGGCCTGGCGGCGGAGTGGTTCTGGCGCGGGCAGACCGTGGGAAAGCGCCTCCTCGGCCTGCGGGTGATGGACGCCGGCGGGCTGCGCCTCCAGTTCAGCCAGATCGCCCTGCGCAATCTCCTGCGCGCCGTGGACATTCTTCCAGGCCTCTACCTGGCGGGGGGGCTGGCCTGCGTTCTCAGTTCCCGGGCGCAGCGTCTCGGCGACCTCGCCGCGAACACCGTCGTGGTCAGGGGCGACCGGGCGGGGGATATCGAACTGCCCGCCACCGTTTCCGGGAAATACAACTCCCTGCGCGCCTGGCCCCATCTGGAGGCGCGCCTGCGCCAGTTGGTCACGCCCCAGGAGGCGGGGGCCGCGCTGGCCGCCCTCCTGCGCCGCAACACCCTCGACCCCGACGCGCGCGTCAGGGTCTTCGCGGCGTTTGCCGCCCGGTTCCGGGAAAAAGTCCCCTTTCCCGAGGAGGCCACCTTCGGCCTCTCCGACGAGGCCCTCGTCCGAAACGTGCTCGACAGTCTCCGCGGCCGCGCGGACTGA
- a CDS encoding DUF1624 domain-containing protein has product MAQTGNARLTALDQARGYAIAGMITVNTLGHFDRMPWMVKHHHEGMSYADTIAPLFIFLVGMGFRMSFQRRAAEKGLCGARRDALRRYGILMGLGLLYGGFSLLVGVWDALMDIGAAGVLSLAFINAGPLVRVAGAVGGLALYQALCSFTGYGAWVIGHSINGGPLGPLAWMFILLLGTLVADWLRDPKRLARNCLLWGAALCAAGWALRAEWPGVKAFWAFSQYGMGAPYPVYSTGLCFLTVLVFHLVCDRAGLSFPPLTVMGRNPLVLYLLQAVLAQVVVEQFIPPDVSVPAALASLAGVLGACYALAHILHRRGKIIKI; this is encoded by the coding sequence ATGGCTCAGACCGGCAACGCGCGCCTTACGGCGCTGGACCAGGCCCGCGGCTACGCCATCGCGGGCATGATCACCGTGAACACGCTGGGGCATTTCGACCGCATGCCGTGGATGGTGAAGCACCACCACGAGGGCATGTCCTACGCCGACACCATCGCGCCCCTGTTTATCTTCCTCGTGGGCATGGGCTTCCGCATGTCCTTTCAGCGGCGCGCCGCCGAAAAGGGCCTGTGCGGCGCGCGCCGCGACGCGCTGCGCCGCTACGGCATCCTCATGGGGCTCGGCCTGCTCTACGGCGGGTTCAGCCTGCTGGTGGGCGTGTGGGACGCTCTCATGGACATCGGCGCGGCGGGGGTCCTCTCGCTGGCCTTCATCAACGCCGGCCCGCTGGTCCGGGTGGCCGGGGCAGTTGGCGGACTCGCGCTCTACCAGGCGCTGTGCTCGTTCACGGGATACGGGGCATGGGTGATCGGCCACAGCATCAACGGCGGGCCCCTGGGCCCGCTGGCGTGGATGTTTATCCTGCTGCTCGGCACGCTCGTGGCCGACTGGCTGCGCGATCCGAAGCGCCTCGCCCGCAATTGCCTGCTCTGGGGCGCGGCGCTGTGCGCGGCGGGCTGGGCGCTCCGCGCCGAATGGCCCGGCGTCAAGGCGTTCTGGGCCTTTTCCCAGTACGGCATGGGCGCGCCCTACCCCGTCTATTCCACCGGGCTGTGCTTCCTGACCGTCCTGGTCTTTCACTTGGTCTGCGACCGCGCGGGCCTTTCCTTCCCGCCCCTCACCGTCATGGGCCGCAACCCCCTCGTGCTCTACCTGCTCCAGGCCGTGCTCGCGCAGGTGGTCGTGGAACAGTTCATCCCCCCGGATGTCTCGGTGCCCGCCGCCCTGGCGAGCCTCGCAGGCGTCCTCGGCGCCTGCTACGCCCTCGCCCACATCCTCCACCGCCGGGGCAAGATCATCAAGATTTGA
- a CDS encoding ABC transporter permease: protein MDSLRRNLWTFGPLVAALFLELAVFEMIGRSQDNPGFTSFNTMMMVLNQSAIFGVMAVGMTFVIITGGIDLSVGSLMAFGGVLSATVVRHGQSPAWVWILAGWCAALAVGMCAGSATGLLVTRLRIPPFIATLALMSSLRGLGNLLTDGKPISPLPPEYTWLGRGQLFGKLPVSVVLFMLVLAAGFVLLNHTRFGRYTRAIGGNEESARLSGVPVMRVKWLVYTLCGALAVLAGLMLTSRLGSGDPKIGLGDELSVIAAVVVGGTSLSGGRGSIAGTFVGLLVVSVLNSGLNWIGIETFGQQVTLGLVILAAVLLDRVKGD, encoded by the coding sequence ATGGACTCGCTGCGCAGAAATCTCTGGACCTTCGGCCCCCTGGTGGCCGCGCTCTTCCTGGAGCTGGCCGTTTTCGAGATGATCGGCCGCTCGCAGGACAACCCCGGGTTCACCTCGTTCAACACCATGATGATGGTGCTGAACCAGTCGGCCATCTTCGGAGTGATGGCTGTCGGCATGACCTTCGTCATCATCACCGGCGGCATTGACCTGTCCGTCGGGTCGCTCATGGCCTTCGGAGGCGTCCTCTCCGCCACCGTCGTCCGGCATGGCCAGAGCCCCGCCTGGGTTTGGATTCTTGCGGGGTGGTGCGCCGCCCTTGCCGTGGGCATGTGCGCGGGCAGCGCCACCGGCCTGCTGGTCACCCGGCTGCGCATCCCGCCGTTCATTGCTACTCTCGCGCTCATGAGCTCCCTGCGCGGCCTGGGCAACCTGCTCACCGACGGCAAGCCCATCAGCCCCCTGCCCCCGGAGTACACCTGGCTTGGCCGGGGCCAGCTCTTCGGGAAACTGCCCGTGAGCGTGGTGCTGTTCATGCTCGTTCTGGCGGCGGGCTTCGTCCTGCTCAACCACACCCGCTTCGGGCGCTACACCCGCGCCATCGGCGGCAACGAGGAGTCCGCCCGCCTGAGCGGCGTGCCCGTCATGCGGGTCAAATGGCTGGTCTACACCCTGTGCGGCGCCCTCGCCGTGCTGGCCGGGCTCATGCTGACCTCCCGTTTGGGGTCCGGCGACCCGAAAATCGGCCTCGGCGACGAATTGTCCGTCATCGCGGCGGTCGTGGTCGGCGGCACCAGCCTCAGCGGCGGCCGCGGGTCCATCGCGGGCACCTTCGTCGGCCTGCTGGTGGTTTCCGTCCTCAACAGCGGCCTCAACTGGATCGGCATCGAGACCTTCGGCCAGCAGGTGACCCTCGGCCTGGTCATCCTGGCCGCCGTCCTCCTCGACCGCGTCAAGGGCGATTAG
- a CDS encoding sulfite exporter TauE/SafE family protein, whose protein sequence is MMTFLAVAAAFALGAFVQTIAGFGSALVAMPILTQFLGVQAAAGVMSIVGATVIVVVLFQNRRGLRWREAGRLLCGTVVGIPVGAWALTSLPAAPVVGLLGVLLIAYALHGVRAVLRGVPEAEPADNPSQDAENPWRDRITGAVVGFCAGLLGGAYATDGPPLVMYGAHRRWPKETFRAVLQACFLVDGLLILAMYSGNGVVNAGVVVYCLYGVPGMLLGLAAGTLLDPRINRGRFHRLLLGLLFLLGAGLLARALFME, encoded by the coding sequence ATGATGACCTTTCTGGCGGTCGCGGCGGCCTTCGCCCTCGGGGCGTTTGTGCAGACCATCGCGGGCTTCGGCTCCGCGCTGGTGGCCATGCCCATCCTCACCCAGTTCCTCGGCGTGCAGGCGGCGGCGGGCGTCATGTCCATTGTCGGCGCGACCGTCATTGTGGTCGTGCTTTTCCAAAACCGGCGCGGCCTGCGCTGGCGCGAGGCGGGCCGCCTGCTCTGCGGCACCGTCGTCGGCATCCCCGTCGGCGCGTGGGCGCTCACGTCCCTGCCGGCCGCGCCGGTGGTCGGCCTGCTCGGGGTGCTGCTCATCGCCTACGCCCTGCACGGTGTCCGCGCGGTCCTGCGCGGCGTCCCGGAGGCCGAACCGGCGGACAACCCCTCCCAGGACGCAGAGAATCCGTGGCGGGACCGGATCACCGGAGCGGTGGTGGGGTTCTGCGCGGGACTGCTGGGCGGGGCCTACGCCACGGACGGCCCGCCCCTCGTGATGTACGGGGCCCACAGGCGCTGGCCCAAGGAAACCTTCCGCGCCGTGCTGCAGGCGTGCTTCCTGGTGGACGGGCTGCTGATCCTGGCGATGTACAGCGGGAACGGGGTGGTCAACGCGGGCGTGGTGGTCTACTGCCTCTACGGCGTGCCGGGCATGCTGCTGGGGCTGGCGGCGGGCACCCTGCTCGACCCCCGGATCAACCGCGGGCGCTTTCACCGGCTGCTGCTGGGACTGCTCTTTTTGCTGGGCGCGGGCCTGCTCGCCCGGGCGCTGTTCATGGAATGA